The Microcoleus sp. bin38.metabat.b11b12b14.051 genome includes a window with the following:
- a CDS encoding DUF4079 domain-containing protein: MVNVSELLEPIASQFRSLGIPEPITHWGHPVMMGIVVVAMGSFVGYTGWQGRLAADKDVALKSRADHRKLAPWMFLFLALGYTGGLLSLVMQHKPVMESPHFWTGSGVLVLLAAGSLISLTGFGGNKLALRAVHAYLGTTALALMVLHAAFGLKLGLSI; the protein is encoded by the coding sequence ATGGTAAATGTAAGCGAACTTCTAGAACCCATCGCCAGCCAATTTCGCAGTCTGGGAATTCCAGAACCAATTACCCATTGGGGACATCCTGTCATGATGGGGATTGTGGTGGTGGCGATGGGCAGTTTCGTCGGGTATACGGGATGGCAGGGACGTTTGGCTGCCGATAAGGATGTCGCGCTCAAAAGTCGCGCGGATCACCGCAAGCTAGCACCGTGGATGTTTCTGTTTCTAGCTTTGGGCTATACTGGCGGCTTGCTGTCGCTGGTAATGCAGCACAAACCTGTGATGGAAAGCCCGCACTTTTGGACAGGTTCGGGAGTGCTGGTGTTGCTGGCTGCTGGTAGCTTGATTTCACTGACGGGTTTTGGAGGCAATAAGCTAGCACTGCGCGCGGTTCATGCTTATTTGGGGACGACTGCCCTAGCACTTATGGTGCTGCACGCGGCTTTCGGTTTAAAATTGGGTTTGTCGATTTAA
- a CDS encoding photosystem II reaction center X protein, producing the protein MTPSLANFLYSLLIGISLVVIPATIALIFISQKDKIKRT; encoded by the coding sequence ATGACTCCTTCACTTGCGAACTTTTTGTACAGCCTGCTGATTGGCATTTCGTTAGTAGTGATTCCAGCAACGATCGCCCTGATCTTTATCAGCCAAAAAGACAAAATCAAGCGTACCTAA
- a CDS encoding succinate dehydrogenase/fumarate reductase iron-sulfur subunit, with product MQVRFNVVRQNQNEAPRVHAYTLDVDESNTILDCLNSIKWEQDGTLAFRKNCRNTICGSCSMRINGRSALACKENVGSELARLAKIANFSSAEQPADLIPEITVAPMGNMPVIKDLVVDMTSFWDNLEAVEPYVSTASRAIPEREFLQTPEERSKLDQTGNCILCGACYSECNAREVNPEFVGPHALAKAYRTIADSRDGETENRLEKYNEGTAGVWGCTRCYYCNSVCPMEVAPMDQIGKIKQEILDRKDEQASRSIRHRKVLIELVKEGGWIDERKFGIEVVGNYFRDVQGLLSLGPLGLRMIARGKFPLFFEPSEGTETVRNLIESVQTLEKSAD from the coding sequence ATGCAAGTCCGCTTTAACGTAGTCCGCCAAAATCAAAACGAGGCTCCCCGCGTTCACGCTTACACCCTAGACGTGGATGAGAGCAATACTATCCTAGACTGCCTCAACAGTATCAAGTGGGAACAGGACGGTACTTTAGCTTTTCGCAAAAATTGCCGCAATACAATTTGTGGCAGTTGTTCGATGCGAATTAACGGACGCTCCGCCTTAGCTTGCAAAGAAAATGTCGGTAGCGAACTCGCAAGATTGGCAAAAATAGCGAATTTTAGTTCAGCAGAACAGCCTGCTGATTTGATTCCAGAAATTACCGTCGCCCCAATGGGAAATATGCCGGTAATTAAAGATTTGGTGGTTGACATGACCAGTTTTTGGGACAACCTAGAAGCTGTGGAACCCTATGTTAGCACGGCCTCGCGAGCAATTCCAGAGCGCGAATTTCTCCAAACTCCCGAAGAGCGATCGAAACTCGACCAAACCGGCAACTGCATCCTCTGCGGCGCGTGCTATTCTGAGTGCAACGCCCGGGAGGTGAATCCGGAATTTGTCGGCCCCCACGCCCTCGCCAAAGCTTACCGCACGATCGCCGATTCCCGCGACGGCGAAACCGAAAATCGCCTGGAAAAATACAACGAAGGAACCGCAGGCGTCTGGGGATGCACCCGCTGTTACTACTGCAACTCGGTTTGTCCGATGGAGGTGGCGCCGATGGATCAAATTGGTAAGATTAAACAGGAGATTCTCGATCGCAAAGACGAACAAGCCAGTCGATCGATCCGCCACCGCAAAGTCTTGATCGAGCTCGTCAAAGAAGGCGGCTGGATAGACGAGCGCAAATTTGGCATCGAAGTAGTCGGAAACTACTTTCGCGACGTTCAAGGTTTGCTGAGTCTGGGCCCGTTGGGTTTGAGAATGATCGCTCGCGGCAAATTCCCGCTGTTTTTTGAGCCTTCAGAAGGTACCGAAACTGTGCGGAATCTGATTGAATCGGTGCAAACTTTAGAAAAGTCAGCAGATTAG
- a CDS encoding Ycf66 family protein, producing MVNLGLNLSSLLGIILAVAGAGLYFLRSWRPKLARDHDIFFAAVGLLCGGILLFQGWRLDPILAFGQFLLAGSAIFFAAESIKLRGATTAQAKSRSQYVDEERPVSNAYAYDGYDNDLDQIEPEEDYPQRPRIRGSQDNRSSREAYDDEPRRRPSSNRNGSPNTSRESIDRSAASRKRPSRPEAPPSQGYDNWDASDNPEERPARSRSNRPPASENRSSDTPPRTKKTRPAEASKSRPSNRDVEPPPSDYVEYRPVEYPEDQPDSSPNFDNK from the coding sequence ATGGTCAATTTAGGATTGAACTTGAGCAGCCTGTTAGGGATCATCCTAGCAGTAGCAGGGGCAGGACTGTACTTTCTGCGATCGTGGCGTCCCAAGCTAGCCCGAGACCACGATATTTTTTTTGCAGCCGTGGGCTTGCTGTGTGGCGGTATTCTGTTATTTCAAGGATGGCGGCTTGACCCAATTCTCGCATTCGGTCAATTTTTACTCGCAGGTTCCGCGATATTTTTTGCGGCCGAAAGCATCAAACTGCGCGGAGCGACCACAGCCCAAGCTAAAAGTCGCTCTCAATACGTAGATGAAGAGCGACCTGTTAGCAACGCCTACGCTTACGACGGCTACGATAACGACTTGGACCAGATAGAACCAGAGGAAGACTACCCGCAGCGTCCCCGGATTAGAGGTAGTCAAGACAATCGTTCCTCGCGGGAAGCCTACGACGATGAGCCCCGCCGCCGTCCTTCCTCGAATCGTAACGGTAGCCCTAACACATCCCGGGAGTCGATCGATCGATCCGCGGCCTCGCGCAAACGTCCCTCCCGCCCAGAAGCCCCGCCCAGTCAGGGATATGACAACTGGGACGCTTCAGACAACCCCGAAGAAAGACCGGCCCGCAGCCGCAGCAACCGCCCCCCAGCTTCGGAAAACCGCAGTTCTGATACGCCGCCAAGAACCAAAAAAACCCGCCCTGCGGAAGCATCGAAGTCTCGCCCCAGCAACCGCGACGTAGAACCACCGCCGTCAGACTACGTGGAGTATCGACCAGTAGAATACCCGGAAGACCAACCGGATAGTTCTCCGAATTTTGACAACAAATAG
- a CDS encoding YggT family protein, translating into MTGITVASWILGSVLVLMTLLFIFRIVLTWYPEVNLSKLPLSLIAWPTEPFLAVTRKIVPPIGGVDITPIIWVGICSLLREMMLGQQGILTMMM; encoded by the coding sequence ATGACTGGTATTACCGTTGCAAGTTGGATTCTGGGCTCTGTTCTAGTATTGATGACTTTGCTATTTATTTTTCGGATCGTTCTGACTTGGTATCCCGAGGTGAATCTGAGCAAGCTGCCGTTGAGTCTGATTGCTTGGCCGACGGAACCTTTTTTAGCCGTAACTAGAAAGATTGTACCGCCGATCGGCGGGGTGGACATTACACCGATTATTTGGGTCGGCATCTGTAGTTTGCTGCGGGAAATGATGCTCGGTCAGCAAGGCATTCTCACAATGATGATGTAA
- a CDS encoding DUF1815 family protein: MFLRLAEQHRKFVQDLVMNLQALAIVLERRGYLASCYTCGGQMNSASFMVSLTDNHLIRFLVSDYGITWTEMRDDRELMKLEGAEAISQLQELANLVKYQIQPSEATLAPAQRV; this comes from the coding sequence GTGTTTCTGAGACTTGCAGAACAACACCGTAAATTCGTCCAAGATTTGGTAATGAACCTCCAAGCTTTGGCGATCGTGCTAGAGCGTCGGGGTTATCTGGCATCCTGCTACACTTGCGGGGGTCAGATGAACAGTGCCTCATTTATGGTCAGTTTGACGGACAACCATCTGATTCGATTTTTAGTGTCAGATTACGGTATCACTTGGACTGAGATGCGGGACGACCGCGAACTGATGAAACTCGAAGGTGCAGAAGCGATTAGTCAGTTACAAGAACTGGCAAATCTCGTAAAGTACCAGATCCAACCTTCGGAAGCTACTTTGGCGCCGGCGCAGCGAGTTTAG
- a CDS encoding trypsin-like peptidase domain-containing protein, protein MNFKFLSLAVSGILTVGVAASAAAVVKVPPGQQEANLAEFNSVPWTGAIAENAEEQTNIRIYEKASPAVVTVDTAKSNGSGTIISPDGMVLTNAHVVSAGGTVNIIMSDGRKFVADVVGFGEEGLDLAVVKIRGQNNLPTIPLARPGSVKVGQQAFAIGNPFGRFQGTFTIGIVSRIDAAQGLIQTDAAINPGNSGGPLLNSSGELIGVNTSIFTRGQGGGNIGIGFAIVIDKVPAFLTAVREGRAPRVAQRRSPFGNKLPQKVALNGPAVSGQLTEKSGILPADNSFFDLYSFEGRAGQQITIEMKSQEIDPYLILIGPNQREIAQDNNGAGGKNARITVRLPADGTYTLLANSNEARQSGAYTLELKASAPTAPSRAILQEEGALVAGGPVLPSDNSLYREYTFEGRSGQSVTISLESTDFDPYVAIFGPNNRLLAENDDASDSTKNALLSVTLPATGRYRIVVNAYDASGRGRYTLNVR, encoded by the coding sequence ATGAATTTCAAATTTCTAAGTTTAGCAGTATCGGGAATTTTAACAGTTGGGGTTGCAGCCAGTGCTGCTGCGGTTGTTAAGGTGCCCCCCGGACAGCAGGAGGCAAATTTAGCGGAATTTAACTCCGTGCCTTGGACAGGGGCGATCGCCGAAAATGCCGAAGAACAAACCAATATTCGGATTTATGAAAAAGCCAGTCCCGCAGTTGTTACCGTCGATACAGCTAAATCTAACGGTAGCGGGACAATTATCAGCCCCGACGGCATGGTTTTAACTAACGCCCACGTTGTTTCAGCAGGCGGTACCGTAAATATAATTATGTCAGACGGCAGAAAATTTGTCGCCGATGTCGTCGGATTCGGCGAAGAAGGTTTAGACTTAGCCGTGGTGAAGATTCGCGGTCAAAACAATTTGCCCACCATTCCTTTAGCCCGTCCCGGTTCTGTGAAAGTGGGACAACAAGCATTTGCGATCGGCAATCCTTTCGGCCGGTTTCAAGGTACTTTTACGATCGGAATCGTCAGCCGCATCGACGCAGCCCAGGGCTTAATTCAAACAGACGCCGCCATCAATCCCGGCAATTCAGGAGGCCCGCTGCTCAACAGTTCAGGAGAATTAATCGGCGTCAATACTTCTATTTTTACTCGCGGCCAGGGCGGAGGCAATATCGGTATCGGTTTTGCAATTGTCATAGATAAAGTGCCAGCTTTCCTGACAGCAGTGCGAGAAGGGCGAGCTCCCCGGGTGGCGCAGAGACGATCGCCCTTTGGCAACAAATTACCTCAAAAAGTGGCGTTAAACGGGCCAGCAGTCAGCGGCCAACTTACCGAAAAGTCTGGGATTCTCCCCGCAGACAACAGCTTTTTTGACCTCTACTCGTTTGAGGGCAGAGCAGGCCAGCAAATCACAATAGAAATGAAAAGTCAAGAGATTGACCCTTATTTAATTTTGATCGGGCCCAACCAGCGCGAAATCGCCCAGGATAATAACGGCGCAGGCGGTAAAAACGCCAGAATTACAGTCAGGCTGCCCGCAGACGGCACTTACACGTTACTGGCAAATTCCAACGAAGCTAGGCAGTCTGGGGCTTATACGCTAGAACTGAAAGCGAGTGCTCCTACGGCACCTTCTCGGGCGATTTTGCAAGAAGAAGGCGCTTTAGTTGCAGGCGGCCCGGTACTGCCGTCTGACAACAGCCTGTATCGCGAGTATACTTTTGAAGGTCGATCGGGTCAGTCTGTAACAATTTCCCTCGAAAGTACGGATTTCGATCCCTATGTGGCGATATTTGGCCCTAACAACCGATTGCTCGCAGAAAATGACGATGCGAGCGATTCGACTAAAAATGCGCTTCTGAGCGTTACTTTGCCCGCTACGGGTCGCTACCGCATAGTTGTCAATGCTTACGATGCTTCAGGTCGGGGTCGTTATACCTTAAATGTCCGTTGA
- a CDS encoding chlorophyll a/b-binding protein, whose amino-acid sequence MTAKTPPSPKPTAPNTPTQAEPAFGWNAYAERINGRFAMVGFVALLLLEFFTSQNFLTWLGLP is encoded by the coding sequence ATGACTGCTAAAACTCCTCCCTCCCCAAAACCGACAGCCCCAAATACGCCAACACAAGCAGAACCAGCCTTTGGCTGGAATGCCTATGCCGAAAGAATTAATGGACGATTTGCCATGGTGGGATTTGTGGCACTTTTGCTGCTAGAATTCTTCACCAGCCAAAATTTTTTAACCTGGCTGGGTCTGCCTTAA
- the radC gene encoding DNA repair protein RadC, with product MTYSLRIVDLPTSERPRERLMAGGPKSLATAELIAILLGTGQGPGKLSAVGLGQYILNQLSLHSRDPLAVLRSISVQELTQIHGIGPAKATSILAAVELGKRVFQSRPPEMAVVDSPQSAADALSQDLMWQSQEHFAVVLLDVKNRLLGTQVITIGTATETLAHPRDIFREVIRQGATRAIISHNHPSGNVEPSPEDIALTRQLLAGAQFLSIPLLDHLILGNGDFRSLRQTTTLWDEYPQGD from the coding sequence ATGACTTACAGCTTGAGAATTGTCGATTTGCCAACTAGCGAACGGCCGCGGGAACGGCTGATGGCGGGCGGCCCGAAAAGTTTGGCGACTGCGGAATTGATTGCAATTTTGCTCGGTACCGGTCAGGGCCCAGGGAAACTTTCGGCCGTCGGACTCGGACAGTATATTTTAAATCAGTTGAGCTTGCATTCCCGTGACCCTCTGGCCGTGCTTCGCAGCATTAGCGTGCAGGAGTTGACACAGATTCACGGGATCGGCCCGGCGAAGGCTACTTCGATTTTGGCTGCGGTGGAGTTGGGTAAACGGGTATTTCAGTCGCGGCCGCCGGAAATGGCCGTGGTTGACTCTCCACAATCGGCTGCGGATGCTCTGAGTCAGGATTTGATGTGGCAGTCTCAGGAACACTTTGCTGTGGTGCTGCTGGATGTGAAAAATCGGCTGCTGGGAACTCAGGTAATTACGATCGGCACCGCTACGGAAACTTTAGCTCATCCCAGGGATATTTTTCGGGAGGTAATCCGCCAGGGAGCGACGCGGGCGATTATCTCGCACAATCACCCCTCGGGGAATGTCGAGCCGAGCCCTGAGGATATTGCTTTGACGCGGCAGTTGTTGGCCGGAGCGCAGTTTTTGTCGATTCCGCTGCTGGATCACTTGATTTTGGGAAATGGCGATTTTCGGAGCTTGCGGCAGACTACAACGCTTTGGGATGAGTATCCCCAGGGCGATTGA
- a CDS encoding redoxin domain-containing protein: MPLLEIGDPAPWFSIPASNNPLFHFSMAGGRRIVLFFFASAAFEQIQTILKSFQELSEEFNTFQAALFGVSIDAADKEQNRPTTIAPSLIFFWDFDKQVSQQYGVCRDIEQNGVAGIHYAPQTFVLNENLQIINIFPMGESDKHAQQVLDFIKSLPPIEQARPITTSHAPVLVIPNVLDASLCRSLIDMYKADGGSPSGFMREIDGKTVGLRDDNFKKRRDYFIEDPKLQQRLSAIIMRRVAPEVEKAFQFRITRFERYLIACYDAPRGGYFQPHRDNTSQGTLHRRFAMTLNLNVGEYTGGFLRFPEYAPHGYKGDSGTAIIFSCSLLHEATPMLSGERFALLSFFYGDEDALLRNANLKYIDRSQEDSRIVETAG, translated from the coding sequence ATGCCATTACTAGAAATAGGAGATCCGGCGCCTTGGTTTTCCATTCCTGCCTCCAATAACCCCTTATTTCATTTCTCGATGGCTGGCGGTCGGCGAATCGTGCTGTTTTTCTTTGCCAGCGCAGCTTTTGAACAAATCCAAACTATCCTCAAAAGCTTTCAAGAGCTTTCAGAAGAATTCAATACTTTTCAAGCAGCCCTGTTCGGAGTTAGTATTGATGCCGCAGACAAGGAACAAAATAGACCGACAACCATTGCTCCGTCACTCATCTTTTTCTGGGACTTCGACAAACAAGTCAGCCAGCAGTACGGTGTTTGCCGAGATATCGAACAAAATGGAGTTGCCGGAATTCACTATGCACCTCAAACTTTTGTTCTCAACGAAAACCTTCAGATAATTAACATTTTTCCCATGGGTGAAAGCGACAAACACGCCCAACAAGTATTAGATTTTATCAAAAGTTTGCCCCCCATTGAGCAAGCACGCCCGATTACTACTTCCCACGCCCCGGTGTTGGTAATTCCTAACGTTTTGGACGCTTCATTATGCCGCAGTTTGATCGATATGTACAAAGCTGACGGCGGCAGTCCCTCAGGTTTTATGAGGGAAATAGACGGGAAAACTGTTGGCCTTCGCGACGATAATTTCAAGAAACGTCGAGATTATTTTATTGAAGACCCAAAGTTGCAGCAGCGATTGAGTGCGATTATTATGCGAAGGGTGGCGCCGGAAGTAGAAAAAGCTTTCCAGTTTAGAATTACTCGGTTTGAACGGTATTTAATTGCTTGTTACGATGCCCCCAGAGGCGGTTATTTTCAGCCACACCGCGACAATACAAGCCAAGGTACGCTGCACCGCAGGTTTGCGATGACTTTGAACTTGAATGTGGGGGAGTATACGGGGGGATTTTTGCGGTTCCCTGAGTACGCGCCGCACGGTTATAAAGGCGATTCGGGCACGGCGATTATTTTTTCGTGTTCTCTGTTGCACGAAGCAACACCGATGCTTAGCGGTGAGCGTTTTGCTTTGCTGTCTTTTTTCTACGGCGATGAGGATGCTTTGCTGCGAAACGCTAATCTTAAGTATATCGATCGCTCCCAAGAAGATTCGAGAATTGTCGAAACTGCTGGCTGA
- a CDS encoding pre-peptidase C-terminal domain-containing protein, whose protein sequence is MRQIRFWAIAPIALLANFYGNPTLSVPVSNSSRVTNSSSTIVSAEFPQKSTHASHAGKAALAQASPTPSTSPKPSPTQTPNVPSPSPAGGSSKVILEQKGELSPAKSSVLPSDSSLYDEYTFEGTQGQKVVITVESTEFDTYLAIFNSQAELLAENDDITQQNSNSEITLTLSASGRYRVIVNAYEPPPKGRGKYTLTVREAAGN, encoded by the coding sequence ATGCGTCAAATTAGATTTTGGGCGATCGCGCCAATTGCTCTACTAGCTAATTTTTATGGCAATCCGACTCTTTCGGTGCCGGTGTCAAATTCAAGTCGAGTGACTAACAGCAGTTCCACAATCGTTTCAGCAGAATTTCCTCAAAAATCAACTCATGCGAGTCATGCAGGCAAGGCTGCTTTAGCTCAAGCCAGCCCAACTCCGTCCACATCTCCAAAGCCCTCGCCAACTCAGACGCCAAATGTACCCAGCCCGAGTCCTGCTGGGGGTTCGTCAAAGGTTATTTTAGAGCAAAAGGGAGAACTCAGCCCTGCTAAATCTTCTGTACTGCCATCTGACAGCAGTTTGTACGACGAGTATACGTTTGAAGGTACTCAGGGTCAGAAAGTGGTTATTACTGTAGAAAGTACCGAGTTTGATACCTATCTCGCTATTTTCAACTCCCAGGCAGAACTGCTAGCAGAAAATGACGATATCACACAGCAAAATTCCAATTCTGAGATTACTCTTACCTTATCTGCGAGCGGTCGCTACCGCGTTATTGTCAATGCTTACGAGCCACCTCCAAAAGGTAGAGGTAAGTATACTTTGACCGTCCGCGAAGCAGCGGGTAATTAA